The Vibrio sp. NTOU-M3 genomic sequence CCAAGTTCAATATCTCTTATCCGTTCTCCTAAGTGTTCTAAAACACGTTGTTCCGCGATGATCTGTTCACCTTCCAACGTCAGAACATTGATGTGAGTAAGCTTCAAAGCACCAGCAAGTAGTTTGCCATTCAGGCTCGGGTGTCGATTCCCTCGATAAAGGACGATGCTTCCTGGGGCGATGGATGGAATATAAACTTTGCGAGGTGACTCGATTCCTTCTTTCTCAAGGCCTTCGCCAACGGCCAAAGGTCCCCAATATTCTTTTCCGTGTGAGGTAATGGGCCAGCCGTAATTTGCTTTGCGCTTGATTAAGTTAATCTCGTCGCCACCTCTTGGCCCATGTTCAATTGACCACAAGTGTTTACTATAGGCATCGTAGAAAAGTCCTTGCGGGTTTCTATGTCCATAACTCCAGATCTCATCTTGGGTTTGTTTGTCAGAAATGAAGGGGTTATCGGCTGCTGGCTGTCCATCTGGTGTGAGCCTTAGAATACTGCCTGCGTGGGTGGAGAGATCTTGTCCATTGTCCCGTTCACCTCGATCACCAATTGATAAGTAAAGAGATTGCTCATCGAACGTGATACGACTACCAAAGTGCCTACCACCATTAGATCCAGAG encodes the following:
- a CDS encoding PQQ-dependent sugar dehydrogenase, producing MRLIPSIVLFFIPFLLTAPSYAWTVEKITSLNGVPWGLSSVDSQYLLITERKGKISLLDLKSKLVKPLFSPPDIVAMGQGGLLDVAKSPFEDNAFYFTFSTASKNAIETALAKAYLKDQQLVNWQVLFTSHSGSNGGRHFGSRITFDEQSLYLSIGDRGERDNGQDLSTHAGSILRLTPDGQPAADNPFISDKQTQDEIWSYGHRNPQGLFYDAYSKHLWSIEHGPRGGDEINLIKRKANYGWPITSHGKEYWGPLAVGEGLEKEGIESPRKVYIPSIAPGSIVLYRGNRHPSLNGKLLAGALKLTHINVLTLEGEQIIAEQRVLEHLGERIRDIELGPTGEIYFSTDSGNIYHLINTKS